The Melitaea cinxia chromosome 6, ilMelCinx1.1, whole genome shotgun sequence genome has a window encoding:
- the LOC123654358 gene encoding holocytochrome c-type synthase: MGNKVSAEAINIHGSSGSPPPECPMHKKEANPKNAAPSECPVQHDNNINPYNMMPPANQQPAPDQPFSLPTNRQVSTIPRAMPDGSTEFWVYPSQQMFWNAMLRKGWRWKDEDIKQKDMEDIIRIHNANNEQAWQEVLKWEALHAKECGHPRLKSFGGKATQYSPRAQFRSLLGYELPFDRHDWIVDRCGKDVRYVIDYYDGGEVDNKFQFALLDVRPAMDSFENIWDRMKVFYMRYRYEFIGEKKDSKLTN, translated from the exons atgggGAATAAAGTATCTGCGGAAGCAATTAATATTCATGGAAGTAGTGGAAGTCCACCGCCAGAATGTCCTATGCACAAAAAAGAAGCAAATCCGAAAAACGCAGCTCCATCGGAATGCCCCGTTCAGCACGACAATAATATAAATCCATATAACATG atgcCACCTGCCAATCAACAACCTGCTCCTGATCAACCATTCTCACTTCCAACAAATCGTCAAGTGTCTACAATCCCTCGTGCTATGCCTGATGGATCTACCGAATTCTGGGTGTATCCCAGCCAGCAAATGTTCTGGAATGCAATGCTTCGTAAGGGATGGCGTTGGAAGGATGAAGATATCAAACAAAAAGATATGGAGGATATCATAAGAATACATAATGCTAACAATGAGCAA GCATGGCAAGAAGTCCTCAAATGGGAAGCATTACATGCTAAGGAATGTGGACATCCTAGATTGAAAAGTTTTGGAGGCAAAGCTACTCAATATAGTCCTAGAGCTCAATTTCGATCATTGTTGGG atatgaaTTGCCCTTTGATCGTCACGACTGGATAGTAGATCGCTGTGGAAAAGATGTTCGCTATGTCATTGATTACTATGACGGAGGTGAAGTTgacaataaatttcaatttgctCTACTTGATGTCAGGCCAGCCATGGATTCATTTGAGAACATCTGGGACAGAATGAAAGTATTCTATATGAGATATCGTTATGAATTCATTGgagagaagaaagatagtaaattaactaattaa
- the LOC123654652 gene encoding 39S ribosomal protein L55, mitochondrial translates to MNFKKILSLNTFVSNVHIKRNLNCNVSSITKIHREIYTKTYPTKVVLPNGASINIRYYEPRQIIRLPLDLSTLSEEERKIRLEKRKPKRKVKITDTVEDNFNAKKYLKYLKK, encoded by the exons atgaattttaaaaaaatattatcacttAATACTTTTGTATCAAATGTACACATCAAACGAAATTTGAATTGTAATGTCTCTAGTATAACCAAAATTCACAGAGAAATATATACAAAGACATATCCCACCAAAGTTGTTTTACCTAACGGAGCTTCGATAAATATACGATACTATGAACCTAGACAAATAATCAGA TTACCATTAGATTTAAGCACATTATCTgaagaagaaagaaaaattaGACTAGAAAAGAGAAAAcctaaaagaaaagttaaaataacCGACACAGTTGAAGACAACTTTAATgctaagaaatatttaaaatatcttaaaaagtaa